In a genomic window of Solanum stenotomum isolate F172 unplaced genomic scaffold, ASM1918654v1 scaffold11373, whole genome shotgun sequence:
- the LOC125849906 gene encoding uncharacterized protein LOC125849906 isoform X1, with translation MKMTWKNQSKKNPNKTPISQFQDLPFDPTEDSTFPKEKLPKTEEISNVNGDDDNDTIKLVESFQQQGNKLAEEGKYREALGKWESALLLMPDRAILHEQKAQILLELGETWKALQAATRATELEPSWGEAWVTLGRAQLNYGEPDSAIESLDRALAIKPDSAEARNDRQAALHHIQRRKQLQTSGLSMNQHRFSVVDQTEST, from the exons atgaagatgaccTGGAAGAATCAGAGCAAAAAGAACCCTAACAAGACACCTATTTCTCAATTCCAAGACCTACCTTTCGATCCTACTGAAGATTCCACGTTTCCCAAGGAAAAACTTCCTAAAACCGAAGAGATTTCTAATGTTAATGGAGATGATGATAACGATACGATCAAGCTTGTTGAGTCCTTTCAACAACAAGGAAATAAGCTTGCTGAG gaaGGGAAATATCGTGAAGCACTTGGAAAGTGGGAATCTGCTCTACTTTTGATGCCAGATCGTGCCATTCTGCATGAACAGAAGGCTCAAATTTTGCTTGAACTTGGAGAAACATGGAAGGCGCTGCAAGCTGCTACTC GTGCAACTGAGTTGGAACCAAGCTGGGGTGAG GCGTGGGTCACCCTTGGTAGAGCACAGCTGAATTATGGTGAGCCTGACAGTGCTATAGAAAGCTTAGACAGAGCACTAGCCATCAAG CCAGACTCTGCTGAGGCTCGTAATGATCGACAAGCTGCCTTGCATCATATTCAGAGGAGAAAACAGTTACAGACATCAGGTTTGAGCATGAACCAACACCGTTTTTCTGTAGTGGACCAAACTGAGAGCACTTGA
- the LOC125849906 gene encoding uncharacterized protein LOC125849906 isoform X5: MKMTWKNQSKKNPNKTPISQFQDLPFDPTEDSTFPKEKLPKTEEISNVNGDDDNDTIKLVESFQQQGNKLAEEGKYREALGKWESALLLMPDRAILHEQKAQILLELGETWKALQAATRATELEPSWGEAWVTLGRAQLNYGEPDSAIESLDRALAIKTLLRLVMIDKLPCIIFRGENSYRHQV, encoded by the exons atgaagatgaccTGGAAGAATCAGAGCAAAAAGAACCCTAACAAGACACCTATTTCTCAATTCCAAGACCTACCTTTCGATCCTACTGAAGATTCCACGTTTCCCAAGGAAAAACTTCCTAAAACCGAAGAGATTTCTAATGTTAATGGAGATGATGATAACGATACGATCAAGCTTGTTGAGTCCTTTCAACAACAAGGAAATAAGCTTGCTGAG gaaGGGAAATATCGTGAAGCACTTGGAAAGTGGGAATCTGCTCTACTTTTGATGCCAGATCGTGCCATTCTGCATGAACAGAAGGCTCAAATTTTGCTTGAACTTGGAGAAACATGGAAGGCGCTGCAAGCTGCTACTC GTGCAACTGAGTTGGAACCAAGCTGGGGTGAG GCGTGGGTCACCCTTGGTAGAGCACAGCTGAATTATGGTGAGCCTGACAGTGCTATAGAAAGCTTAGACAGAGCACTAGCCATCAAG ACTCTGCTGAGGCTCGTAATGATCGACAAGCTGCCTTGCATCATATTCAGAGGAGAAAACAGTTACAGACATCAGGTTTGA